A region of Desulfovibrio sp. DNA encodes the following proteins:
- a CDS encoding MBL fold metallo-hydrolase, whose translation MNSLKHALLLCSLLVLSCLGPSGAAAKEELMGKTSVGDLTVFILSDGYRDLDAKLFLATDPSQQAAVKEIYPQGKTRNSLNTFLMKSAGKLILVDTGGGALLGPDAGGLPKALAAAGFSPGDITDVLLTHNHRDHIGGLALDGKAAFANATVHLSKAEHDFWMNPANEATVAERARTTFVATREMLALYPGKVRTFEPGQEQFPGVKTLAAYGHTPGHIAVLVSSKGDNLLIFGDLLHGIDLQLARPDIAIAFDSDPAAAVASRKTLLSRAATEKWSVTGVHVPGPDTYRIQAKGDGFAFVR comes from the coding sequence ATGAACAGTCTGAAACACGCCTTACTGCTCTGTTCGCTTCTCGTCCTTTCGTGCCTTGGTCCAAGCGGAGCGGCCGCCAAGGAAGAGCTGATGGGAAAGACCTCGGTGGGCGACCTTACGGTCTTCATTCTCTCGGACGGATACCGCGACCTGGACGCCAAGCTCTTCCTGGCCACGGATCCCTCGCAGCAGGCAGCGGTGAAAGAAATCTATCCTCAGGGCAAGACACGCAATTCGCTCAACACCTTTCTCATGAAGTCCGCTGGGAAGCTTATTCTGGTGGATACCGGCGGTGGGGCGCTTTTGGGGCCTGACGCGGGAGGACTTCCCAAAGCCCTGGCCGCGGCCGGTTTTTCCCCGGGGGACATTACCGACGTGCTCCTGACCCACAACCATCGCGACCACATCGGCGGTCTGGCCCTGGACGGCAAGGCCGCTTTTGCCAACGCCACAGTCCATCTGTCCAAGGCCGAGCACGATTTCTGGATGAACCCCGCCAACGAGGCCACTGTCGCGGAGCGGGCCCGGACAACCTTCGTGGCCACCCGTGAGATGCTGGCCCTGTATCCGGGCAAGGTCCGTACCTTCGAGCCCGGGCAGGAGCAATTCCCCGGAGTAAAGACCCTCGCCGCCTACGGGCACACACCCGGACACATCGCCGTGCTGGTGAGTTCGAAAGGCGACAATCTGCTCATCTTTGGCGACCTGCTGCACGGCATTGACCTGCAACTCGCTCGCCCGGACATCGCCATAGCCTTCGACTCAGACCCTGCCGCCGCCGTCGCGTCCAGGAAAACCCTGCTCAGCCGGGCCGCAACCGAGAAATGGAGCGTGACCGGTGTTCACGTTCCAGGGCCGGATACGTACCGCATCCAGGCGAAAGGGGACGGCTTCGCCTTTGTTCGTTAA
- a CDS encoding NAD(P)-dependent oxidoreductase → MTTKGQEAATPSSTRIGWIGTGIMGLSMCGHLMDAGYALTVFNRSKDKALPLLEKGAVWAETPREAARSSDVVFTMVGYPKDVREVYFGENGVLAGAKPGATLVDMTTNSPSLAEEIAAAASNAGLFVLDAPVSGGDIGARNATLSIMVGGDEKVFKAVRPLFEVMGKTIVLQGPAGCGQHAKMCNQIVIAGHMIGVCESLLYSVRAGLAPEKVLESISTGAAACPALTGLWPRILKNDFAPGFFIDHFIKDMGIALEESKRMGLQLKGLALVADVYREAQAMGFGQNGTQALYLALQKLAA, encoded by the coding sequence ATGACGACGAAAGGACAAGAAGCGGCCACGCCTTCCTCAACACGCATCGGTTGGATCGGCACCGGGATAATGGGGCTTTCCATGTGCGGCCATCTCATGGACGCCGGATATGCGCTCACGGTTTTCAATCGCAGCAAGGACAAGGCCCTGCCGCTTCTGGAAAAGGGCGCCGTGTGGGCTGAAACTCCCCGGGAAGCGGCGCGCTCTTCAGACGTTGTTTTCACCATGGTGGGCTACCCCAAGGACGTGCGCGAAGTGTACTTCGGGGAAAACGGTGTGCTGGCCGGGGCCAAGCCCGGTGCGACCCTGGTGGACATGACCACCAACAGCCCGAGCCTGGCCGAGGAGATTGCGGCCGCGGCAAGCAACGCCGGATTGTTCGTCCTGGACGCCCCGGTTTCCGGTGGCGACATCGGAGCGAGAAACGCCACCTTGTCCATCATGGTGGGAGGTGACGAGAAGGTGTTCAAAGCCGTTCGCCCCCTGTTTGAAGTGATGGGCAAGACCATCGTGCTCCAAGGCCCTGCCGGCTGCGGCCAGCACGCCAAGATGTGCAACCAGATCGTCATCGCCGGGCACATGATAGGGGTGTGCGAGAGTCTGCTCTACTCGGTGCGGGCGGGACTTGCTCCGGAAAAGGTTCTGGAGTCCATTTCCACCGGAGCCGCGGCCTGCCCCGCCCTGACAGGATTGTGGCCGAGGATCCTTAAGAATGATTTCGCGCCCGGCTTCTTCATCGACCACTTCATCAAGGACATGGGCATCGCCCTGGAGGAATCGAAAAGAATGGGACTTCAGCTCAAGGGTCTGGCTCTGGTGGCCGACGTCTACCGAGAAGCCCAGGCCATGGGGTTCGGGCAAAACGGCACCCAGGCCCTGTACCTGGCCCTACAGAAGCTGGCCGCGTAA